A single region of the Sorghum bicolor cultivar BTx623 chromosome 7, Sorghum_bicolor_NCBIv3, whole genome shotgun sequence genome encodes:
- the LOC8080862 gene encoding uncharacterized protein LOC8080862: MMRLLRTPDGPSLQFYFRATPALSTRIRRSEEKHPTPPHLRLQRPPPSPLHHTLPPLRPHPQPPPRSLQRLPSHDLSNDGNPQPHRKEEGERRKEEEEGEEAEEGRRRCVGRRLVPFPAVVFSTCPSRAHRQPRPVVPLRPAAALGRLPVEEEPRPTPATLAGPFPVASPLSVRLVSSSP; the protein is encoded by the coding sequence ATGATGCGGCTTTTGCGGACGCCGGACGGGCCATCTCTGCAATTTTACTtcagagcaactccagcccTCTCTACACGCATCCGACGTTCCGAAGAAAAACACCCGACTCCGCCCCATCTCCGTCTCCAACGCCCGCCGCCGTCGCCTCTGCATCACACGCTCCCTCCCCTCCGTCCTCACCCACAGCCGCCGCCCCGGTCCCTGCAGCGCCTCCCCTCCCACGACCTCTCCAACGACGGCAATCCCCAACCGCACAGGAAGGAGGAAGGAGAAAGgaggaaggaggaagaagaaggggagGAAGCCGAggaggggaggaggaggtgcGTCGGCCGTCGTCTTGTTCCGTTCCCGGCTGTCGTCTTCTCCACGTGCCCATCCCGCGCCCACCGCCAGCCCCGCCCCGTCGTCCCGCTCCGGCCAGCGGCCGCGCTCGGCCGCCTGCCGGTGGAGGAGGAGCCCCGTCCTACCCCGGCGACCCTTGCCGGCCCCTTCCCCGTCGCGTCCCCGCTGTCGGTCCGGCTCGTGTCTTCGTCGCCGTGA